A stretch of the Bacillus sp. FJAT-18017 genome encodes the following:
- the spoIID gene encoding stage II sporulation protein D yields the protein MKNAKPFIALASFLLAVTLIIPALLVLPYKGDQASGKLGEDLRQAPTEKANERSADAVVEVAVYRTAQQKIEKLTLNKYLEGVVAAEMPAEFEEEALKAQALTARTYIVQQLLTKEKLGLPEGAQVTDTEIHQVFKSDEELKRPKPIGWGADYKWKKKKIKDAVRATDGQILTYNGKAIDATFFSTSNGYTENSEDYWKNTVPYLRSVESPWDKKSPKYKNQITISVQDFESKLGVQIGNSETIGVIKERTAGNRVGTVDFNGKTLTGREIRDELDLRSSDFSWERRGNEIIITTRGFGHGVGMSQYGANGMAAEGKTYKEIVKYYYKGIDISKADGLLATITAGK from the coding sequence ATGAAAAACGCAAAACCATTCATCGCACTAGCATCCTTCCTTCTTGCAGTTACGCTCATCATACCAGCATTGCTCGTCCTCCCTTATAAGGGTGATCAGGCTAGCGGCAAACTGGGTGAAGACTTGCGGCAGGCTCCAACTGAGAAGGCAAATGAACGTTCAGCAGATGCTGTAGTAGAAGTCGCAGTATACCGGACCGCCCAGCAAAAAATTGAAAAGCTGACTCTCAATAAGTACCTTGAAGGCGTCGTAGCAGCCGAAATGCCGGCGGAGTTTGAGGAAGAGGCGTTAAAAGCGCAGGCTTTGACAGCCAGAACCTATATAGTCCAACAGCTATTAACGAAGGAAAAACTTGGCCTTCCAGAAGGGGCACAGGTGACTGATACTGAAATCCACCAGGTATTCAAAAGTGATGAAGAGCTAAAGCGGCCTAAACCCATAGGGTGGGGTGCGGATTATAAGTGGAAAAAGAAGAAGATCAAGGATGCAGTCCGGGCAACGGATGGGCAAATCCTTACCTATAATGGCAAGGCGATTGATGCCACATTTTTTTCAACTAGCAATGGCTATACGGAGAATTCAGAAGACTATTGGAAAAATACTGTACCGTATTTAAGGAGCGTAGAAAGTCCATGGGACAAAAAATCTCCAAAATACAAAAACCAAATAACTATTTCTGTTCAGGATTTTGAAAGTAAGCTTGGGGTACAGATTGGAAACTCCGAGACAATTGGGGTTATTAAAGAACGGACGGCAGGGAACCGGGTTGGAACAGTAGATTTCAATGGGAAAACTCTTACTGGAAGGGAAATACGTGATGAGCTTGACCTAAGATCCTCTGACTTTTCCTGGGAGAGACGCGGTAATGAAATTATCATAACTACCCGGGGCTTTGGCCATGGAGTCGGTATGAGCCAGTACGGAGCTAATGGTATGGCAGCTGAAGGCAAAACATATAAAGAAATTGTTAAATATTATTATAAAGGAATCGATATCAGCAAGGCAGATGGACTTCTTGCTACTATTACTGCAGGCAAATAA
- a CDS encoding nucleotidyltransferase domain-containing protein: MKEHIKDVLRQIEAEYKIKILYACESGSRAWGFPSKDSDYDVRFIYVHEMAWYLSIDQKREVIEIPKHDSLTIPIDDLLDVSGWELRKALRLFRKSNPPLLEWLRSGIIYYEFGTVAEKLRELNETIFSPVSGIHHYLNMAKGNYREFLQGDMVKIKKYFYVLRPILAAKWIEQYNTVPPMEFQSLMERLLPPGDLRNEVNTLLIRKIAGDELNLEPRLDIINRYLDEEINHFEDYVNNLSTSIEDPTQKLDLIFRETLEEAWH, from the coding sequence GTGAAAGAACATATTAAGGACGTCCTCAGGCAAATTGAGGCAGAGTACAAAATCAAAATTTTGTATGCTTGCGAGTCGGGAAGCCGCGCCTGGGGATTTCCCTCAAAGGACAGCGATTACGATGTGCGCTTTATTTATGTACATGAAATGGCCTGGTACCTATCGATTGACCAAAAACGCGAGGTCATTGAAATTCCAAAGCATGATTCATTAACAATTCCAATTGATGATTTGCTGGATGTGAGTGGCTGGGAATTAAGGAAAGCTCTTCGCCTGTTCAGAAAATCAAACCCGCCGCTACTTGAGTGGCTCCGTTCCGGCATTATTTACTATGAATTTGGTACTGTGGCCGAAAAACTAAGGGAATTAAACGAAACGATTTTTTCCCCAGTTTCCGGCATCCACCACTATTTAAATATGGCCAAAGGGAACTATCGGGAATTCCTCCAAGGAGATATGGTCAAGATTAAGAAGTACTTTTACGTCCTGCGCCCAATACTGGCAGCAAAATGGATTGAACAATATAACACAGTCCCTCCAATGGAATTCCAATCTCTTATGGAACGCTTGCTTCCACCTGGAGACCTGCGGAATGAGGTAAATACCCTGCTAATCCGGAAAATTGCCGGGGATGAGCTGAATCTTGAACCAAGGCTGGATATAATCAACCGATATCTTGATGAGGAAATCAACCACTTTGAAGATTATGTTAATAATCTCAGTACTTCAATCGAGGATCCCACTCAAAAGCTTGATTTGATTTTCAGAGAAACACTTGAAGAAGCCTGGCACTAA
- a CDS encoding VanZ family protein, translating into MKFVKWTARLLPFIYMVLIWTMSSLPSNHFVELPDSKIDRTIKESLHLIEFAILYGLLVLAFLTTKKKFTTRVNMALAAVAALYGLTDEIHQSFYPYRSASLFDLFKDVAGILVVYYFVNGAMFKGKFQRLARLLEKWRNAVGPGSGRLHSYL; encoded by the coding sequence TTGAAATTTGTCAAATGGACGGCACGGCTGCTGCCTTTCATCTATATGGTTTTGATCTGGACGATGTCCAGCCTGCCCAGCAACCACTTCGTAGAGCTCCCTGATTCAAAAATCGACCGCACCATAAAGGAATCTCTTCATTTGATAGAGTTCGCGATTCTATACGGGTTGCTTGTACTTGCATTTCTCACCACTAAAAAGAAGTTCACTACTCGTGTGAACATGGCTCTCGCTGCTGTAGCGGCTCTCTATGGGCTCACGGACGAAATTCACCAATCCTTCTACCCGTATCGGTCGGCGTCGCTGTTTGACCTCTTCAAGGACGTTGCCGGGATTCTGGTTGTTTATTATTTTGTTAACGGGGCAATGTTCAAGGGGAAATTCCAGAGGCTTGCAAGGCTACTTGAGAAGTGGAGGAATGCTGTTGGGCCAGGTAGCGGAAGACTCCACTCCTATTTATAG
- the murA gene encoding UDP-N-acetylglucosamine 1-carboxyvinyltransferase, with protein MEKIIVRGGNRLNGTVKVEGAKNSVLPVLAATLLASDGRSIIRDVPTLSDVYTINEVLRNLNAHVVFKDNQVVVDASRELNEEAPFEYVRKMRASVLVMGSLLARNGRARVALPGGCAIGSRPIDQHLKGFEAMGAKVKVGNGFIEAEVEGRLKGARVYLDFPSVGATENIMMAATLAEGTTILENVAKEPEIVDLANLLNKMGAKVIGAGTGTIRIEGVDVLFGADHSIIPDRIEAGTFMVAAAITGGNVLVKGAVPEHLSSLIAKMEEMGITIMEEDDGVRVIGPDKLKAIDIKTMPHPGFPTDMQSQMMALLLRAEGTSMITETVFENRFMHVEEFRRMNAEIKIEGRSVIIPGKSNLQGAEVAATDLRAAAALILTGLVADGVTRVTELKHLDRGYVNFHEKLAALGADIERVKEVEEVFSEETQPLVSDMNA; from the coding sequence TTGGAAAAGATCATCGTCCGCGGCGGAAATAGGCTGAATGGAACAGTTAAGGTTGAAGGTGCCAAAAATTCTGTACTGCCTGTACTCGCTGCAACACTATTGGCAAGTGATGGAAGAAGTATAATTCGTGATGTTCCTACTCTCTCCGATGTATATACAATCAACGAAGTATTACGCAACCTAAACGCACACGTCGTTTTTAAAGATAATCAAGTTGTAGTAGATGCATCTAGAGAGTTGAATGAGGAAGCACCATTTGAGTATGTAAGGAAAATGCGTGCTTCAGTTTTAGTCATGGGCTCGCTGCTTGCGCGCAATGGCCGTGCCCGTGTGGCATTGCCTGGTGGATGCGCAATTGGCTCACGCCCGATTGACCAGCATCTTAAGGGCTTTGAAGCAATGGGAGCCAAGGTGAAGGTTGGCAATGGTTTTATTGAAGCAGAAGTTGAGGGCCGCTTGAAAGGCGCTCGAGTGTACCTGGATTTCCCAAGTGTCGGTGCAACTGAGAACATCATGATGGCAGCAACACTCGCAGAAGGCACAACAATACTTGAAAATGTTGCAAAAGAACCTGAAATTGTAGACCTTGCAAATCTCCTGAATAAAATGGGAGCAAAGGTCATCGGTGCTGGTACAGGAACGATTCGAATCGAGGGTGTAGATGTATTGTTTGGTGCAGACCACTCCATTATTCCTGACCGTATTGAAGCAGGTACATTCATGGTAGCTGCAGCAATCACAGGCGGGAACGTGCTTGTCAAAGGCGCTGTTCCAGAGCATTTGTCCTCATTGATTGCGAAAATGGAGGAAATGGGCATCACCATTATGGAAGAAGATGATGGCGTAAGGGTAATTGGCCCGGATAAGCTGAAGGCAATCGATATTAAGACAATGCCTCATCCAGGATTCCCGACAGACATGCAATCGCAAATGATGGCATTGCTGCTTCGAGCTGAAGGAACAAGTATGATTACTGAAACAGTCTTTGAAAATCGCTTTATGCATGTGGAAGAATTCCGCCGCATGAATGCCGAAATAAAGATTGAGGGACGTTCTGTCATCATTCCTGGAAAGTCAAACCTTCAGGGTGCAGAAGTAGCAGCAACCGACCTTCGCGCAGCAGCAGCTTTGATCTTAACTGGCCTGGTTGCGGACGGTGTCACGCGTGTTACGGAACTAAAGCATCTGGACCGTGGATATGTAAATTTCCATGAAAAGCTGGCAGCATTAGGTGCCGATATTGAGCGTGTTAAAGAAGTTGAGGAAGTATTTTCCGAAGAAACACAACCGCTTGTTTCCGACATGAACGCTTAA
- the spoIIID gene encoding sporulation transcriptional regulator SpoIIID has protein sequence MHDYIKERTIKIGKYIVETRKTVRVIAKEFGVSKSTVHKDLTERLPDISPELANEVKEILDYHKSIRHLRGGEATKMKYQKEEEGEPVK, from the coding sequence GTGCACGATTACATCAAAGAGAGAACTATCAAGATTGGGAAGTATATCGTGGAGACGAGGAAAACAGTTCGCGTAATCGCGAAGGAATTCGGCGTATCCAAAAGTACAGTCCATAAGGATTTAACTGAAAGACTCCCGGATATCAGTCCGGAGCTAGCGAATGAAGTAAAGGAAATCCTTGATTATCATAAGTCAATCCGACATCTAAGAGGCGGAGAGGCAACGAAAATGAAATACCAGAAGGAAGAAGAAGGGGAACCAGTGAAATAA
- a CDS encoding penicillin-binding transpeptidase domain-containing protein produces the protein MKKLIGLLIGVALMASMAGCTEQPQPADRFSSYIDLWNKQDFDGMYNYLSSETRDEISKKEFTERYKKIYGDLQINDLKISFKKPKEDKQAEKEQATYSFTAKMDSIAGPIEFGHDAFLVKETRNDKENWYIDWNTSYIFPQMEKTDKISLATQTPARGEIYDRNGQQLATTGLVLEVGLVPKDMEGKEKEMISQVAKLLNMPEESIEKAVGAEWVKPEYFVPLKKVSENDKALIDKLIELEPVQTKRVESRIYPYGEAAAHLVGYIGKVTAEDLEKREGKGYSSNDFIGKSGLEEQFEEQLRGQPGVQIVIVDEAGNKEVLAEKRVVNGQHVKLTIDAELQVKIAAKMKKEAGAAIAIHPKTGETLALVSSPSFDPNQIVFGMSGPEWKKLSEDPKQPLNARFNDRYAPGSVIKPIVAGAALTAGELDPKAKMNVKGLKWQKDPSWGGYFVTRVSEASNVDLEKALVYSDNIYFAQTSLKLGKDKFSEVLKKFAFGEEISYPFPLETSQTGSLDTDILLADAGYGQGQLEMNIVHLASSYTPFLNKGNLIKPILLLDDEKGQVLKQEAISAEAASTVGPILRKVVSDPGGTARIAEIKGYPLSGKTGTAEIKESQGETGKENGWFVAYNAEAGDMLVAMVVEGVQKRGGSSIPVKMVKSIFEDMK, from the coding sequence ATGAAGAAGCTGATAGGTTTGCTTATTGGTGTAGCCCTGATGGCAAGCATGGCTGGATGTACAGAACAGCCGCAGCCTGCAGACCGTTTTTCCAGTTACATTGATTTATGGAACAAACAGGATTTTGACGGAATGTATAATTATTTGTCCTCTGAGACACGGGACGAAATCAGTAAAAAGGAATTTACGGAGCGGTATAAAAAGATATATGGAGACCTGCAAATTAATGATTTGAAAATAAGCTTTAAAAAGCCAAAGGAAGACAAACAAGCTGAAAAAGAACAGGCCACATACAGCTTTACAGCTAAAATGGATAGTATCGCGGGCCCGATAGAATTCGGACATGATGCTTTTCTTGTCAAAGAAACCCGGAACGATAAAGAGAATTGGTATATTGATTGGAATACGAGTTACATATTCCCGCAGATGGAGAAGACGGATAAGATTTCGCTTGCCACACAAACACCGGCACGGGGGGAGATTTATGATCGGAACGGGCAGCAGCTTGCCACTACAGGATTGGTCTTAGAAGTTGGACTCGTTCCTAAAGATATGGAAGGGAAAGAAAAAGAGATGATTTCCCAGGTGGCAAAGCTTTTAAATATGCCGGAGGAAAGCATTGAGAAAGCGGTAGGTGCCGAATGGGTGAAACCGGAATATTTTGTCCCGCTTAAAAAGGTTTCAGAGAATGATAAAGCCCTAATAGATAAATTAATAGAGCTCGAACCGGTCCAGACCAAAAGGGTTGAATCGAGGATATACCCATATGGGGAAGCGGCCGCCCATTTGGTTGGCTATATTGGCAAGGTGACAGCGGAAGATTTGGAGAAGCGGGAAGGCAAAGGCTACTCAAGCAATGATTTTATTGGAAAGAGCGGACTCGAAGAGCAATTTGAAGAGCAGCTTAGGGGGCAGCCCGGTGTCCAAATCGTTATCGTTGATGAAGCCGGGAACAAGGAAGTGCTGGCTGAAAAGCGGGTTGTGAACGGTCAGCACGTTAAGCTGACCATCGATGCTGAATTACAGGTAAAGATAGCGGCGAAAATGAAAAAAGAGGCAGGAGCGGCGATTGCGATTCATCCGAAAACCGGAGAAACATTGGCGCTCGTCAGTTCGCCTTCCTTTGACCCAAATCAAATTGTATTTGGAATGTCGGGGCCTGAATGGAAGAAGCTAAGCGAAGATCCCAAGCAGCCCTTGAATGCGAGATTCAATGATAGGTATGCACCGGGATCAGTCATTAAGCCGATTGTCGCCGGAGCAGCATTAACTGCTGGCGAACTTGACCCGAAAGCAAAGATGAATGTGAAAGGACTCAAGTGGCAAAAAGATCCATCCTGGGGTGGCTATTTTGTCACAAGGGTAAGCGAAGCCTCCAATGTTGATCTTGAAAAGGCACTTGTGTATTCCGATAATATTTATTTTGCTCAGACATCTCTAAAGCTTGGCAAGGACAAATTTTCCGAGGTTCTTAAGAAATTTGCATTTGGCGAGGAAATCAGTTATCCATTTCCACTTGAAACATCACAAACGGGTTCGCTCGATACAGACATCCTTTTGGCGGATGCAGGCTATGGCCAGGGACAGCTTGAAATGAATATCGTTCATCTGGCATCAAGCTACACGCCGTTCCTGAACAAGGGGAACTTGATCAAGCCAATCCTATTGCTGGATGATGAAAAAGGTCAGGTGTTAAAACAAGAGGCGATTAGTGCAGAAGCCGCCTCAACAGTTGGGCCAATTCTGAGGAAAGTTGTTTCGGACCCAGGCGGGACAGCGCGAATTGCGGAAATCAAGGGATATCCTTTATCAGGAAAGACCGGAACTGCTGAAATCAAGGAAAGCCAGGGGGAAACCGGAAAGGAAAACGGCTGGTTTGTTGCATATAACGCCGAGGCGGGGGATATGCTAGTTGCAATGGTTGTCGAAGGCGTCCAGAAACGCGGCGGCTCCAGCATACCGGTCAAGATGGTGAAAAGTATATTTGAAGATATGAAGTAA
- a CDS encoding gamma-glutamyltransferase family protein — MSLLTYPYPSRRMATVARNGMVATSQPLAAQAGLRIMQQGGNAIDAAIATAACLTVVEPTSNGIGGDAFALVWAKGELHGLNASGPAPQSISIKKLKELGHEKMPVMGWIPVTVPGVPSAWSALSERFGRLPLTEVLKPAIEYAESGYPISPILGRYWSRAYQAYKTRAKGTEFEEWFRVFAPNGKEPGIGEMWKSEDHANTLKEIAETNAESFYRGRLAKKIASASSQQGGFLREEDLAAYRPEWVEPISVNYKGYDVWEIPPNGQGLIALMALNILKEYTFTHREEADAVHIQLEAIKQAFTDGKTYISDLKTMKAKVTDLLSDEFAKAARKKIQLTAQVPEPGTLPRGGTVYLATADSDGNMVSFIQSNYMGFGSGVVVPGTGIALQNRGHDFSLDSEHENALAPGKKTYHTIIPGFITKGGEAVGPFGVMGGFMQPQGHVQVAMNMIDFGLNPQAALDAPRWQWIEGKKIEVEHEFSNHLVHQLAEKGHQILVAHDSGGFGRGQVIVRNSETGVLTGGTEHRTDGSIASW, encoded by the coding sequence ATGTCACTTCTTACATATCCTTATCCATCAAGGAGGATGGCTACCGTTGCACGGAACGGAATGGTTGCCACGTCACAGCCGCTTGCGGCTCAGGCAGGTCTCCGAATCATGCAGCAGGGAGGAAATGCAATTGATGCCGCAATCGCAACAGCGGCTTGTTTAACAGTTGTAGAACCAACCTCAAACGGAATTGGCGGAGATGCATTCGCGCTAGTTTGGGCAAAAGGGGAACTCCACGGACTTAATGCAAGTGGACCGGCTCCACAATCCATTTCTATTAAAAAATTGAAAGAACTTGGTCATGAAAAAATGCCAGTTATGGGGTGGATTCCTGTAACTGTTCCTGGGGTCCCATCTGCATGGTCTGCCTTGTCAGAGCGTTTTGGGCGTTTGCCGCTTACAGAGGTATTAAAACCGGCAATTGAGTATGCGGAGAGCGGTTATCCAATCTCTCCTATCCTTGGAAGGTACTGGTCAAGGGCTTATCAGGCATACAAAACAAGGGCAAAAGGGACAGAGTTTGAGGAATGGTTCCGCGTTTTTGCCCCTAATGGGAAAGAGCCTGGAATCGGAGAGATGTGGAAATCAGAGGATCACGCTAACACGCTGAAGGAAATTGCAGAGACAAATGCCGAAAGCTTTTACCGGGGCAGGCTAGCAAAGAAGATTGCTAGCGCATCCAGCCAGCAGGGTGGATTCCTGAGAGAAGAAGATCTCGCTGCTTATAGGCCTGAATGGGTGGAGCCGATTTCCGTTAACTACAAAGGCTATGATGTTTGGGAAATCCCTCCGAACGGACAGGGACTTATCGCGTTGATGGCACTCAATATATTAAAAGAATATACGTTTACTCATCGTGAGGAAGCAGATGCAGTCCATATTCAGCTTGAGGCGATAAAACAAGCATTCACGGATGGAAAGACCTATATTTCGGATTTAAAAACAATGAAGGCTAAGGTTACTGACCTTTTATCGGATGAGTTTGCAAAGGCAGCACGAAAGAAAATTCAACTAACCGCACAGGTTCCTGAGCCGGGGACGTTACCGAGAGGCGGGACAGTCTACCTTGCAACTGCGGATAGTGATGGCAACATGGTCTCGTTCATCCAGAGCAATTATATGGGGTTTGGATCAGGGGTCGTGGTGCCAGGCACTGGAATTGCCCTCCAAAACCGCGGGCATGATTTTTCATTGGACTCCGAGCACGAAAATGCCCTTGCTCCCGGTAAGAAAACGTACCATACAATCATTCCTGGCTTCATCACCAAGGGGGGTGAGGCGGTCGGGCCGTTTGGGGTAATGGGCGGTTTCATGCAGCCCCAGGGACATGTACAGGTAGCCATGAATATGATCGACTTTGGATTAAATCCACAGGCTGCCCTGGACGCGCCGCGATGGCAGTGGATTGAGGGCAAGAAGATTGAGGTTGAGCATGAATTCTCAAACCATCTCGTCCACCAGCTGGCCGAAAAGGGACATCAAATCCTTGTCGCCCATGACTCTGGCGGATTTGGGCGCGGACAGGTCATTGTCCGTAATTCTGAGACAGGCGTCCTAACCGGCGGCACCGAGCATCGGACTGATGGAAGCATAGCGAGCTGGTAG
- a CDS encoding M23 family metallopeptidase, with protein MREEEKKQSSQGVKRFFKKRWVLPTVYILSAAIILTGVLWYQNSGDSADKYDYKSTDLAKKQVDEPSLEVNKSMETISMPVGNEEQAVVKKKFYDNAASEKEQEAALVVYNNTYVQNTGIDIAMKDGSAFDVLAALSGTVTRVEEDALLGNWIEVQHDTGIVTHYQSVKDIKVQVGDTVDKGDVLATAGQSLLNEKAGVHVHFEIRKDGVAVNPENFFDKTLSALQQEQVGGQEAVDEKEAVEEESNSQTPADEQGTEEGADESSNQPADDSSEKAPADDSTEESGDNSNS; from the coding sequence ATGAGAGAGGAAGAAAAAAAGCAATCTTCTCAAGGAGTCAAACGCTTTTTCAAAAAGCGCTGGGTATTACCCACAGTTTACATTCTTAGTGCAGCCATCATTCTGACAGGTGTTCTTTGGTACCAGAACAGCGGCGACTCAGCAGACAAATACGATTACAAATCGACTGATCTCGCCAAAAAGCAAGTCGATGAACCATCCTTAGAAGTCAACAAGTCTATGGAAACCATCTCAATGCCGGTTGGCAACGAGGAACAGGCGGTTGTTAAAAAGAAGTTCTATGACAACGCCGCCAGCGAAAAGGAACAGGAAGCAGCACTGGTAGTCTACAACAATACCTACGTCCAAAATACAGGCATTGATATTGCCATGAAGGATGGCTCCGCGTTTGATGTGCTTGCAGCACTAAGCGGCACAGTTACAAGAGTAGAGGAAGATGCTCTGCTTGGCAACTGGATTGAAGTCCAGCATGACACTGGTATTGTAACACACTATCAATCCGTTAAAGACATTAAAGTCCAAGTTGGAGATACTGTAGACAAAGGTGACGTACTTGCAACAGCAGGCCAAAGTCTGCTGAATGAAAAAGCTGGCGTCCATGTCCACTTTGAAATCCGTAAGGACGGTGTGGCGGTCAATCCAGAAAATTTCTTTGACAAGACGCTAAGTGCGCTCCAACAAGAACAAGTTGGCGGGCAAGAAGCAGTTGACGAGAAGGAAGCTGTTGAGGAAGAAAGCAATAGCCAAACACCAGCTGATGAACAAGGTACTGAGGAAGGAGCAGATGAATCCTCTAACCAGCCAGCTGATGATTCATCCGAAAAAGCTCCAGCAGATGATTCAACCGAGGAATCTGGAGACAACTCAAATTCATAA
- a CDS encoding DUF6843 domain-containing protein, translating into MTNFFIKLKSALFTTLALGIITLLIPGFLSGSVGSTIFVFGIMLLIAMIGNMVVAIPVSYLSDFLTKRLGAFQFPAAGLIHIAVGLSPVFFIDEVAFYSIASAFLFFLFTEWQQAGWKIRYNWKPVVSFISVGVFTAAAIVSVPGIVNKFQERTHNAYLIPKGFEGEIKVVHDIKNAPLEKTSDGYDIITINESGYGLSAEPLDSSLIEDKYYFVDESGNKEEIEKLCISVGDRKAIGGDGYEYTYETLYVTSNKCGQVFRENGKKYFGEKLQIEEILFKEGLAEMTDYGYSIHPQN; encoded by the coding sequence ATGACGAATTTTTTTATTAAACTAAAATCTGCTTTATTTACTACTTTGGCCCTTGGAATCATTACACTTTTAATACCTGGTTTCCTTTCAGGTTCTGTTGGATCGACTATATTTGTTTTTGGTATTATGCTGCTTATAGCGATGATTGGCAATATGGTTGTGGCAATTCCAGTATCCTATTTGTCTGATTTCCTTACAAAAAGGCTCGGTGCTTTTCAGTTCCCAGCTGCAGGTTTAATCCATATTGCTGTAGGTCTCTCACCTGTATTTTTTATTGATGAAGTGGCCTTCTACTCAATTGCTTCTGCCTTCCTATTCTTCCTTTTTACAGAATGGCAGCAGGCGGGTTGGAAGATTAGATATAATTGGAAGCCAGTGGTTTCTTTCATAAGTGTCGGAGTTTTTACGGCTGCGGCGATTGTTTCCGTTCCGGGCATTGTCAATAAGTTTCAAGAGCGGACACATAATGCTTATTTGATTCCAAAAGGTTTTGAAGGCGAAATTAAGGTAGTTCATGACATAAAAAACGCACCACTGGAAAAAACAAGTGATGGATATGACATCATTACTATTAATGAATCCGGTTACGGCCTCTCTGCGGAACCACTGGACAGTTCCTTAATAGAGGACAAATATTATTTTGTTGATGAAAGCGGAAATAAAGAGGAAATAGAGAAACTCTGTATCTCTGTTGGTGATAGGAAAGCTATCGGCGGAGATGGCTATGAATACACCTATGAAACCTTGTATGTTACCTCAAATAAATGCGGTCAGGTATTCCGTGAAAATGGGAAAAAGTATTTTGGTGAAAAACTGCAAATAGAGGAAATCCTCTTTAAAGAAGGACTTGCAGAAATGACTGACTATGGATATTCCATCCATCCCCAAAACTAG
- a CDS encoding pyroglutamyl-peptidase I, translated as MKKLLLKGFEPFLGFPINPTEKIVSALSGESIGNNKIFGLLLPVDYSLSYKIILEKIKELNPDVVVSLGLAAGRKSITPERIAINCRDGAADNNGVVLEDAPIIEDGPDGYFSSLPIRSMVHTLKEKGYPAEISNTAGTYLCNNIMYSVLHELSLAGKPIPAGFIHIPASHELVVAGKKAMPSWSDSDLLEAVKVAISVIE; from the coding sequence TTGAAGAAATTGCTTTTAAAAGGCTTTGAACCCTTTCTGGGATTTCCAATCAATCCTACGGAAAAAATTGTTTCAGCCTTAAGCGGCGAGTCAATTGGGAACAACAAGATTTTTGGTTTGCTTCTTCCTGTTGATTACAGCTTGTCGTACAAAATCATTTTGGAAAAAATAAAAGAACTAAATCCGGATGTAGTAGTATCGCTCGGACTAGCCGCAGGCCGAAAGTCGATTACACCCGAGCGTATTGCCATTAATTGCAGGGATGGTGCAGCAGATAATAACGGTGTTGTACTCGAAGATGCTCCGATTATAGAGGATGGGCCGGACGGTTATTTTTCCAGTCTGCCGATCCGGTCAATGGTTCATACACTTAAGGAAAAAGGCTACCCTGCTGAAATTTCAAATACAGCAGGAACATATCTTTGCAACAATATCATGTATTCGGTTCTGCATGAACTGTCTTTGGCCGGCAAGCCGATACCTGCAGGTTTCATTCATATCCCGGCATCGCACGAGCTTGTGGTTGCTGGAAAAAAGGCTATGCCTTCCTGGAGCGATTCTGATCTTTTAGAGGCAGTAAAGGTGGCAATTAGTGTTATAGAATAA